A single window of Gemmatimonadota bacterium DNA harbors:
- a CDS encoding leucyl aminopeptidase, producing the protein MPVFLAHGPASDPSLGADLLLVPNPSPAQGLAPRLDRITRGGAQVVARAVDLGDFQGKPRDTLSLVVPGVVRFPRILLVGLGEDDGITPASVRTAFANAARARVIDRVDSVAVECGALGTGARLRDLVAAAVDGILEGTYRWSASTKPAPHRPGRWVFLARTARGVTGVEQGIRAGRSLGEAVLSARRLADEPANRMSPAALAEEARSLGKQHSFAVRVLGPAGIAKENMEALLAVGSAAATEPRFIVMEHEGDGGAPIVLVGKGLVFDSGGLSIKPSLSMAEMKYDKCGGCAVIGAMQAVASRGVRRRVIGLVPAVENMISGTAYRPGDVIGSRSGKTIEVLNTDAEGRIVLADALDYAVTRYDPAAVVDLATLTGAVFGALGDRAAAILGTDSALIQRLRDAGTAVGENLWQLPLEDGHRQDVETPNADVRNTGKHGAGTIAGAAFLREFTRDASWAHLDIASVGRARRGPHRGATGFGVRLLTKALASWPGGKRAARK; encoded by the coding sequence TGCTTCTTGTTCCGAACCCCTCGCCCGCGCAGGGACTGGCTCCCCGCCTGGATCGGATCACGCGAGGGGGAGCGCAGGTGGTGGCTCGCGCTGTCGATCTCGGGGACTTCCAGGGGAAGCCGAGGGACACTCTTTCGCTGGTGGTCCCGGGAGTCGTGCGCTTCCCGCGCATCCTGCTGGTCGGTCTGGGGGAGGACGACGGCATCACGCCCGCGTCCGTTCGCACCGCATTCGCGAACGCGGCCCGCGCGCGCGTGATCGATCGTGTGGACTCAGTCGCGGTGGAGTGCGGTGCGCTGGGTACCGGAGCGAGACTTCGCGATCTGGTTGCCGCGGCCGTCGACGGCATTCTGGAGGGAACCTACCGCTGGAGCGCGTCGACGAAGCCCGCGCCGCATCGGCCGGGACGCTGGGTGTTTCTGGCCAGGACAGCACGCGGCGTGACGGGCGTTGAGCAGGGGATCCGCGCGGGTCGTTCTCTGGGCGAAGCCGTGCTCTCGGCGCGTCGCCTTGCGGATGAACCCGCAAACCGAATGTCCCCTGCGGCTCTTGCAGAGGAAGCCCGCAGCCTCGGAAAGCAGCATTCCTTTGCCGTGCGTGTTCTCGGGCCAGCGGGGATCGCGAAGGAAAACATGGAAGCGCTGCTCGCGGTCGGGAGCGCCGCCGCAACGGAACCCCGGTTCATCGTGATGGAGCATGAAGGCGACGGGGGGGCTCCGATCGTTCTTGTGGGCAAGGGGCTGGTCTTCGATTCCGGCGGACTTTCGATCAAGCCCAGCTTGAGCATGGCGGAGATGAAGTACGACAAGTGTGGCGGATGCGCCGTGATTGGCGCCATGCAGGCGGTGGCGTCGCGGGGTGTCCGTCGCCGCGTGATCGGACTGGTCCCGGCTGTAGAGAACATGATCTCAGGGACGGCTTACCGGCCGGGGGATGTCATTGGATCGCGAAGCGGCAAAACGATCGAAGTTCTCAACACGGACGCAGAGGGCCGGATCGTTCTGGCGGACGCGCTGGACTATGCGGTGACCCGGTACGATCCCGCCGCCGTCGTGGATCTGGCCACGCTGACCGGTGCGGTGTTTGGCGCGCTGGGAGATCGGGCCGCCGCCATCCTCGGGACGGACTCGGCGCTGATCCAGCGGCTCCGCGATGCGGGGACCGCGGTGGGTGAGAATCTCTGGCAGCTTCCACTGGAGGACGGGCACCGGCAGGATGTGGAGACACCCAACGCGGATGTCCGCAACACGGGCAAGCATGGCGCGGGCACGATTGCCGGTGCCGCGTTCCTGCGCGAGTTCACTCGTGACGCATCCTGGGCGCATCTGGACATCGCGTCGGTCGGGCGTGCGCGCCGGGGTCCTCATCGTGGCGCGACCGGCTTCGGTGTGCGGCTTCTCACGAAAGCGCTCGCGTCATGGCCGGGCGGAAAGCGGGCGGCCCGAAAATGA